The sequence below is a genomic window from Campylobacter concisus.
GTATTGGCTCATAGATATCAAAGCTAAGCGCCGAAATACCACCTTCTTCTCTTACGATTCCAACAAAAGTGATGAGCGCACCGCAGTTTTTATCCTTAAAGCGTTCATACCACTCGTTTGTGATGCTTTGAACATCTAAGCTTCCATTATAAATTTGCATCTTAGCCTCCACAAACTGGCGGCAAAATAGAAATTTTATCGCCTGATTTAAGAGCAAAATTTATATCGCTTACGATCTCGTCATTTACGGCAACCGCACAGATATTTAGCCATTTTTTAAGCTCTTCTTTCTCACTTAAAGCCTCTTTTACTTCGCCTAAATTTTTTGCTTCTACTTTGATATTTTCAAGCCCGATAGGCCCAAGAAATTCGATCTCTATCACGTTTTATCCTTTGAGATTTTTGCTGATTTTACTTAAAAATAAATTTAGATATACTTATTTAAAAATTTAAAAAGCGAGCAAAAATGAACGAAATTTTAAAGAGCATAAAAACCCCAGCCTACGTCTGCGAAGAGGCAAAAGTACGTAAAAATTTAGAGCTTTTAAAATATGTCAAAGAGCAAAGCGGAGCTAAAATTTTAGTCGCACTCAAAGGCTTTGCATTTAGCGGAGTGATGGACATGGTTGGCTCTTATCTTGATGGTGCGACTTGCAGTGGGCTTCATGAGGCAAAATTTGCAAACGAATACGTAAAAGGCGAGATCCACACGTATAGTCCAGCGTTTAAAGAGGAGGATTTTGATGAAATTTTAAAAATTTCAAAGCACATCACATTTAACTCTTTTGCTCAGTGGCAAAAATTTAAGGGTATTGCCCTAGAAAATGGTATCATCTGCGGCCTGCGCGTAAATCCAGAGGTCTCGCTAGCCCCAACTGACAGCTACAATCCATGCGGTAAATTTAGCAGGCTTGGCATCACGAGAGCAAATTTTAAACCTGAGCTTCTTGATGGCATTAGCGGGCTACATTTTCACGCGCTTTGCGAGGAGAGTGCGAGTAGCTTGCAGACCGTGCTAGAGGCGTTTGAGGAGAAATTTGGCGAGTTTATCCCAAAGATGAAATGGATAAATATGGGCGGAGGACATCACATCACGAGGGCTGATTACGATGTGGAACTGCTTATAAAAATAATTAGGCGCTTCCGCGAAAAATACGGCGTAGAGGTCTATCTGGAGCCTGGCGAGGCTGTGGGCTGGCAGACTGGCTTTTTGATAAGCAGCGTGCTTGACATCGTGCATAACGAAAAAGATATCGCCATCCTTGACACCTCGGCTGAGGCGCACATGCCTGATACCGTGCTCATGCCTTACCGTCCAGCAGTTAGAGGTGAGAGTGAAAATGGCAAATTTGCTTATAGATTTGGTGGTAATACCTGCCTGGCTGGCGATATAGTGGGGCTTGAAGCGGACGATGCGGAGTATAAATTTGATAGTGAGCTAAAAATCGGTGACCGTGTCATCTTTGAAGATCAAATTCACTACACTATTGTGAAAAATACGACATTTAATGGCATTAAGTTGCCTGACCTTGTCCTTTTAAAAGAAAATGGCGAAGTTAAAATGATCCGCGAATTCGGATATGAAGAGTATAAACGCAGAAACTAATCACTGGTGTTTTGGCTAGCTTTTGGCTGCTAAATACTGAGAATTTTTCTACACGGATTAGTATCAATAAATTTTGGCAAATTTATCTATCTTTGCACTCTTTTGCAAGTTGTATTCGGTTTCATTTGCGATACTTTGAGCTAATTCTTTAGCGAAAATCACTTATAAAGCCAAAAGTTATATCCATACCAGCAGCCACACCTGAAGCCGTGTAAAATTTATCATCTTTTACTTAGTTGGCGTGCAATTGTCACTACAGCCTTGCCGCAACTTTTTACCCGCTCAAATGATCTTTTATTTGATGTAGCTTTTAGTCCGTCAGGCACTCCAGCGCGAACTAGTAAAGCTGAGCCAGTGTAGAGACTAAGGCAAAAATTTGAAGCCAGAATACACTCCTTAGGATTTGATATCAACTCGTTGTCATTAAAACTAGGACCTCATAATCATCAAAAAAGAAGACAAAATAGATTCATTGCTCTACTTTTTGGATAGAAATTTTAAAAATCTTTGGTGTTTTCGTTTACATTTTAAAAGCAAAATCTGAAATAACTTTAACTATAAAATAGGATGAATTTAGATTTAATATTCTTATAAAAATTAACAAAGCTTAAATATTTTTTATAAAATTTTTAGTAATCTTTTTTGCTAAGGTTTGCTTGTGATTAGCTCTGATATAATAGCAACCAAAATAGCGTAGCTATGCGATTTAACGTATTTAACCAATACTTAAATTGTTTAAGCTCAAATTCATAAAGGACTACAATGACGAGAATTCTTACTCTGCTTTTTACATTATTTGTAACAGCAATGGCAACTCAAGGACCAACTGGCGTCAATCAATATAATAGTGCCATTTGGGCGGCTGAAAGGATAGAAAATATCAAGCCATACGAACAAGGTTTGGGGCCGATATTTACTTTTATCCAAGGTAATGATTATTTTGCAATAGCAGCACTTTCTATCATTTTGGCTGTTATTGGAGCATTTGCATTACACTTTTTAATCATTGGACCAAAACATTTTAGTCATGATGGTAAAAAGGTATTTGCTTTTTCATTGATCATACGTATAGCTCATGGTTTGGCAGCGATCTCATGGATCATTTTAGTACCAACTGGTATCATCATTATGTGGGGTGCAGAGCTTGGCGGTGGAACATTTGTGCGTTTCTGTAGATACTTGCACGATACAGCAACTGTGATCTTTGCTGTTTCTGTGCTTCCTATGTTATTTACCTGGACAAAGAGAATGCTTCCAGCAATTTATGATATCAGATGGATGATGATAGTTGGTGGCTATTTATCAAAGAAAAAGAGACCTGTTCCGGCTGGTAAATTTAATGCTGGTCAAAAAGCATGGTATTGGATCGCTATCCCTGGTGGTATCGTTATGATAATTACTGGTGCGATTATGTATTTTACAGACTTCAAAGAGCCAGCGGTTGCTTCTTGGTTTGGTCTTACACAAATTGATCTTTTAAGATACAGCGTAATTATCCATAACTGTCTTGGCATCGCATGTGCAGTATTTTTCTTAGTTCATATTTATATGGCAGCTATTGCTATTCATGGTGCTATTTGGTCGATGATTACTGGATATAAAGAGGAAGAAGAAGTTTATGTTCTTCATCACTACTGGTACCAAGAGCTCGTTAGAGAAAATAAAATTCCAGTATCTGATTATGAAAAGTCTTATACAAATTTAAAATAATTAACTTTACTTTGATCTTGCTAGTAAGCGAGGTCAAAGCTCTATTTTATCTCAAATTTATACATTAAAATTTTTAAAATAATTAATATTTTTTGGCTATAATCCAAACTAGTTTCAAGGTTTGAAATACTAATTGCAAAAGGAAAAATCATGACAACAATTGATTGTAGAAATTTAGAGTGTCCAAAGCCAGTCATAATGACAAAAAATGCACTTGATGGCTTAAGTGAAGGTGAAAGCTTAGAAATTTTGGTAAATGCACTAGCCCCAAAAGAAAATATTTCAAGATTTTTAAAAAATCAAAATATAAACTTTAGCCTCGAAAGCAATGGCAACGAAACTAAAATTTTAGCTACAAAAGGCAAAAATGCACTTGAGCTTACAAATTTTGATGAGTTTGTCTGTGACATAACACCAAAAAATAATAAAGTACTCTATCTGAATGAAGAGTGCGCGGGAAGTGGCGAAGTAGGAATAAATTTACTATCAAAATTCTTAGGAGCATTTCTTCAAGTTGAGAAAAAACCAAAGATAATAATCTGCGTAAATAACGCTGTAAAGATGACTACAAACCGCTCACACCCAAGCTTTAAGCCGCTTAAAGATCTTGAAGCTGCTGGTGTTAAAATTTTAAGCTGCGGAAGCTGCTTGGAGGCTTATAAGCTAGTAAGCGATCTTGCGATTGGCGAAATTTCAAATGCTTATGAGATCATCGACATACTCTCAACTCACGAGCAAATCAAACTATGATCTACCACGACAAAAAGCTTACGCAGTTTGTTAGAGCCGCTGGTTGAGCTGCTAAGCTTGACCCGTCGGGTCTAAACAAAACGATTAGTAGTTTAAATTTATCTCATCCAAATCTGCTCTCAAGCACCAATTCTAATGAGGATGCGAGTGTCTTTAAAATTTCAAGTGATCTTGCACTTGTTCAAACGCTTGATTTTATAACGCCTGTGGTAAACGATCCATTTATCTACGGACAAATCGCTGCCGCAAATAGCCTAAGCGACGTCTTTGCAATGGGTGGCGAGGTGATAAATGCTCTAAATATCGTGGGTTTTGATAGCTGCAACTTGGCACCTGAAATTTTAGGTGAAATTTTGCAAGGCGGAGCCGATAAAGTAAAAGAGTGTGGTGGCATTATTGTTGGTGGGCATACGATCGAGACACAGCAGATGTATTATGGACTTAGCGTCACTGGAAGGGTTCATCCTGATAAATTTTGGGCAAATAATACTGCCATAAATGGCAATGTTTTGATACTTACAAAGCCCCTTGGAAGCGGCATTTTAAGCACAGCAATAAAGGCTGATTTATTAAGCATGGAGCAGATAAAAGAGGCTGCAACTATCATGGCACAGCTAAATTTTTATGCATTAAAGGCACTTGATGACATCAAAGTCTACGGCGCTACTGATGTGACTGGATTTGGCTTTTTGGGACATTTAAGCGAAATGCTAAATGAAAAGATCAGTTTTGAAATTTATGAAAAAAACGTGCCAATCATTGCAAGTGCAAAGGAATTTGCAGATATGGGCATTATTCCAGAAGGAAGCTATAAAAACCGCGAATTTGCAAAGCATTTTGTAGACAAAGAAGCTGACATTTTACTATTTGACGCACAAACTTCTGGTGGACTTTTGCTTGCAGTTGGTGAAAAGGACGCGATGCTCGCAGTAAAACGCTTAAAAGAAGTAGGCTACGAGCACTCAACTATCGTTGGTTCTGCGGTGTCAAAGAGCGAGTTTGGTATATTTTTAAGATAAATTTTTAAAAATAGCATGCTATCTCATTGCGTTAGTGAAATCTTTTAATTTACTTAGCCATTCTATAATTTCAAAAACTACAAAGGAGAGATGATGAATTATCTTGAAATTTTAAAATTTCGTCATGCTTGCAAGGTTTTTGACGAAAGCAAAAAAATCGGTGCTGGTGAGTTTGATTTTATACTAGAGGCTGGCAGGTTAAGCCCTAGTTCAACTGGCCTTGAGCAGTGGGATATCTTAGTCGTTCAAAATAAAGAGCTTAGAGAAAAAATAAAAGCTCTTTCATGGAATCAAGCGCAAATCACATCTTGCTCGCATTTAGTTGTCGTTTTAGCTAAGATCAAAGAGGTAAAATTTGGAAGCACCTACGTTAATAAAATGATCGCTAGAAATACCAATAAAGATCCTGAAGCCATTGCTGCAAGACAAAAATTTTACCATGACTTTTTGCTAGCAAATTTTAAAAATGATGATGAGCTAACATTTCAGTGGTCACATGAGCAATGCATGATAATCGCCACAAATATGATGAATGCAGCCGCGAGTTTGGGCATTGATAGTTGCCCGATAGAAGGCTTTGACAGACATGCTTTAAATAAACTTTTAGGGCTTGATGAGAGCTTTCAAAGAGTGGCTATCGTGGTGCCATTTGGCTACCGCCTAAATCCACAACCAAAAAAACTTCGCAGAGAAATTTCTGATATCGTTACTTGGATCTATTAAGATATTTGAGCCAAATTTTAAATAAATTTTTGGCTCAATTTTAAAAAACCAATAAATTCTAAATAAATACTTACCTTTATAAACCCAAATCAAGTAAAAATGGGATAAAATCAGAGCCAAAACCTAAACTAACGAGGTGTCTATCGTGCTTGAGAAACAAAAAACCAGCCTTCAAATAGTAAAAATGTTTTATACAAAGGCTATTTTACTTCTACTCTCATTTATATTTTTAGCATTATTTGTAGTTTGTGCCGGTACGAACGATATAAAGTATGATCTTAGCTCAACTAATTCGAATATAAAATCATCAATCTCAAATAGCTTTTTTATAATAAAAAACGATCTATTTTTAAAATCAAAAATGGTTGAAGCAGGTCTTAGTGATATACTATTTGATAAAAATTCAACAAAAAACGATCTTTATATAGCTTTTTACGTTTTTGATAAAAATAGAAATTTAATTTATTCAAAGAGATTTTTAGGTGCTGATGACATAGCCGAAAAGGATCTATCTCGGCTTAGGTTAAACGAGACAGATGCTGGAAAATTTACAGTATCGGATCGAGTTTATAAAAACAGTCGTTTTAGAGACATTTATGCATCTTATGGACTAAAAAATGGAGGCAGCATTTTAGTTCAAATTGATATAAAATTTTTACAAAACTACACTAATGTAGATTACGATGAGAAAACCAAAACTTATGCTTATTTGGTGGATAAATATGGAAATTTATCAAGAGATGAGTTTTATAAAAAATTTGATGAATCGATGTTTTTGCCTTATGTGAGTCTTGGCGACGAGTTTAAAGAGGATAAAATAATATTTTCTTTAAGCCACATGAACTTTTATCTCATAAGCTATATGCCAGAGTATAAAATTTTTGTTATTACTGCTTCAACGAAGCATTTTCATATCTTTATGCAGTTTGTGTTATTTTGGCTATCGATCTTTTGTTTTATATCTTCTTTAATATTATGGGTTAGAGATGTAAAATTTATAAAAAATAGAATAATGCCAGCTTTAAAAGAGGTAAGAGATACTTTAGATGGCGATGAATACGAGATAAAACGAAGCCTTAATGTAACAGAATTTGAAGATATAAAAAATGGAATAAACAAGCTAAAGATAGAAACCAAAAAAGCAACTGATGGGCTAGAAGAATACAAAAGTAGATTTGGCTATATTTTTGAGCAAAGCTTTTTGAAAATAGTGGTTTATGATGCTTATAGCGGCGATATTATTGATGCTAGTAATGCATTTTTATCTTCTGTTGGCTACACAAAAGATGAGATTATAGAGCTAAATTTAAATGATTTAATAGATGACGATTTTGCATTGTTTATGCAAATGAAACAAGATGCTCAAAATAGCGATATGAGTTTTAAAATCAAGCTAAAAACAAAAGATGGCAGCACTAAAGAGGGATTTTTACAAGAGTCGCAGATCGAGCTAAGGGATTCTAGGCTAAATTTTATGCTTATACATGAGCTAGACGATGGAAAATTTACGAAAAAGGATAACGAAGCAATAAATGATTATTCGTTTTTATCGCCAAATGTAATAGCAGAAGCATTAAGTAGCGATCCATTTTCTATCGTAAGAAGTACGCAAAATATCGATAGTGTCTTTAAAGTCGCACAAGATAAGAAGCTTATAAATTTAAAAGATCTAATAAGCCCTGAAAGTTTAGATGAGGTTGCTGTAAATATTTCTAATGAATCTAAAAAATTCTTTGAAAAAGGTAGCAAAAATAGCGAGATAAATCTCGTAGCCAATATGCAAACAAATGAAAACAACAAAACGCCATTTAAAATAAAAGTAAAATTTATTGATAATGGTGCTGATAAAGAGCGAAAGATCATCTACTTTTTTAATGACTTAAGTGATATAGCAAAGTTGCAAGAAAAATATGATGCTGAATTAAAATATTTTCAAAGCATACTTTGGGCAAGCCAAGCGCTTGTCTTTTCATGGGATAAAAAAAGCGACACCCTTTATATCCCAAATGCTATCGCCAAGTCGCTCGGATATGCATTAAATGGGGATATGAGTATAAATTTTGAACGTGCAAAAACTATATTTGTAGATGAATTTGTAAGCTTTAAGGACTTTTTTGACCTTATAAAAAAAGGTGAAGTATATGATGGCGAAGTGCGTTTTTATAGGGCTGATAAAGAGATTATTTATGTAAGGATTAGAGCAAAAGCAATAGCCTTTTATGATGGTGAAGCAAGCGTTATAAAGGGCACAATGCAAGATCTTAGTGTGCAAAATAGCTTTTTTTCTTATCAAGACCTTTTAGCAAAAATTTTCTCATACGCAAAAGAGCAAATTATTATGCTTGATGATGAGTTTAGGATCATAGATGCTAATGACGCTTTTTTCGATACGCTTGACATTTCTAGAGATAAAAATTTTATAGAGAAAATTTACTCAAAAGATATAATAAATTTTAAAAACGGACTAAAAGATATTAAAGATGAAATTTTAAATTCAATTAAAATAACTGGCTTTTGGCAAGGTCTTATTCATGATGTTCGAAGCAAAAATAGACTCGAAGTCATAAGCATAAGCAAGCTTTTAAACGCGTTTGGCGATCAAGAGGGATATATTTTGTTAGCTTCAAGCGCAAATGATGACTGCTACAATAAAGAGTATCTCGAATTTATCGCATATCACGATACGCTAACTGGACTACCAAATAGATTTTTACTTTTTAATAAGCTAGAAAATCTGCTAAAACAAGCGAAAAAAAGCTTAAAAATAGCAGCTTTTTATGTTGATTTTGATAATTTTAAATCGATAAATGACGGATACGGACATCAAGTAGGCGATAAAATCCTAATAGAAATTTCAAAAAAAATAGATGAAATTTTTCCAAAACAAGGAATATTTGCAAGAATAGGCGGGGACGAGTTTATAGGTGCTATGCCTTATGAAAATTTGGGAGAAATTTACGAAACTGCTGAAAACATCTTAAGAGCGGGACAGAGTAAAATTTCTATTGATGATGAGAAAAAACTTAGCGTAAGTATTGGTATTAGCTTAAGTAGCGATGCGCTTAGTGTTGATGATCTAATTGAAAGAGCTGATTGGGCTATGTATCAAGCAAAGCTTAATGGAAAAAATAAATATTATGTATTTAACTCGAAAAAAGATACGTACTTTAAAAATGAATATAGAGATGACTCAAAGATCATTGAAGCTATCGATGCTGGCGAGATGTTCTTGCTTTATCAGCCTGAGATTGATATAAAAAGTGGGGAAGTTAGCAGTTTTGAGGCATTTATTAGATGGAAAAATGGCGATAAGATATTAAGGCCATCAGACTTCTTACCGCTTGCAAAAGGCTCAAAAGCAGTTGTTGCTATCGCATTATTTACACTAAAAGATGCTTTAAAAGCTAGGGCTGTATGGCTAAAAGAGGGGATAAATGCAAAAGTTAGAGTAAATTTATGCATTAAAAAGCTAATGACTTCTGAGCTTTTTGAGAAATTTAAAAAGCTTTTAAAAGATGAGCAGCTAGACGCTAATGGGCTAATCATAGATATCGTTGACTCCGCAAGTGGCGTAAATTTAGATGATGTTGTTAGATATATCGATGCTTATAAGGAGCTAGGCGTTAGCTTTTCGCTTGATGATTTTGCATCTTATTCAGGCTCGGTAGAAGCTTTAGGCATGTTAAAAACAAATAGATTTAATATAGATAAAAGATTTTGCAAACAAATTTTTGATTCAGTAGAAGCACTAAAGACCATACGCATGATAAAGTATGTATCAGATACATTTAATTTTGATGTCATGATAAAAAATTTAGAAGATAAAAGCATGCTTGAAATTTTTGTTGGATTTGGCTTTAGTAGATTTCAAGGACGGCTTTTTGCACCAGAGCTTAGCCTGGATGATGTGCTCAAATTTAAATTTGCTCTATCATCTCCGCTAAATGTAAGAAATTTTCAAGATGATGAGAACTACAATATGCTTTGCAAAATAGTAGGCGTAAAAGAGCTTATGACTCGTTTGATAAATTTACTTAAATGCGATGAAAAAATAAGCGAAAAATTAAAAAGCGAAATAGCAAATCAAGTAGATGATATCAGAACAATAAATGAAAAATTAGCTGAAATTTTAGATACGATCCTTGTAAAAATAGACAAAGAGAACGTAATAAATTTAGCTAATGAGGCAATTTTATTATGCGATAATGATCTAAATTTGAGTGGAGCGAATAAATAATGAATGAAAATGCTTTAAATGTTTATGAGCATGAAATCCCAAATGGAAGCAAGCTGTACTTTGCCAGTAGTGCAAAGCTAAAGAGGCAGATCGAGCAAAAAGCTAGTGAAATTTTAGAAAATGAAGGCTTTAGCGAGATCGTAACGCCATTTTTCTCATATCACCAGCATTTAAGTGTAGATGCGACAAATCTTTTGCGTTTTAGCGATAGTCTAAATCACGAAATAAGCCTAAGAGCTGATAGCACGGTAGATACTGTAAGGATCGTGCTTAGAAGACTAAAGGCAAACGAATCAAAAAGATGGTTTTATATCCAGCCAGTCTTTCGCTATCCAAGCCAAGAAATTTATCAAATCGGAGCCGAACTAATCGGTGAAAATGATGTTTTAAAAAGCATAAATATCGTAGCAAAGCTTATTGATGAGCTAAAAATGGATACATTTTTGCAAGTGAGCAATATACAAATTCCAAGAGTGATTTGTGAAATTTTAAGCGTGCCTATTGAAATTTTTGAAAATGGGCAAATGGAAAAAATTTTATCTCAAAATGTTCCATGGCTAAGCGCTCTTGCTCTTTTAAAGTCAGTTGATGAGTTGGATGAAGTGATTAAAATTTCTCCAAGCAAACTAAAAGAACCGCTTGAAAATTTGAGAAATTTAGCCAGTGCTTTAGAATATAAAAATTTAAGAATAGTTCCGCTATATTACTCGAAAATGAGATATTACGATAGTTTATTTTTTAGATTTTTAAGAAATAACAGCATAATAGCAAGTGGTGGCAGCTACGAAATAGACGGAAAAATAAATAGTGGTTTTGCTGTTTATACAGATGCATTGATAGAAGAAAAAATTAATTTAAGGAAGTAAGAATGAGAAAGGCTGATTTGGTAGTTGGAGTTCAATGGGGTGATGAGGGTAAAGGTAAGATAGTTGATATGCTAGGACTAAACTATGACATGATCTGTCGCTCACAGGGTGGTCATAATGCCGGTCATACAATCTGGGTTGATGGCGTTAGATACGCGCTTCACCTTGTTCCAAGTGGAATTTTGCATAAAAATATCATAAATATCATTGGCAATGGCGTTGTTGTTTGTCCAGAAGTGTTAATCACTGAAATGGCACAGTTTGAAAATTTAGAGGGAAGGCTTTATATTAGCGATAAAGCACATTTAAATCTAAGCTATCATAGCCAAATCGATCAAGCAAAAGAGAGACTAAAAGGCGAAAAAGCAATCGGTACGACTGGCAAAGGAATCGGACCAACTTATGCTGATAAAATAAGTAGAAGCGGTCACAGAGTAGGCGAATTACTTGAACCAGAGCGTTTGTGCGATGCTTTAATGCATGATTTTGAGACAAACAAATGCGTATTTGACGCACTTGGTGTAAAAATTCCTAATGAGAATGAATTGCTTGAAGAGCTAAAAAGATATAAAGAGGTTTTAGCTCCATTTATCGCAAATACTACAAACCTAGTATGGAAGGCACTTGATGAAAATAAAAAGGTATTACTTGAAGGCGCTCAAGGCACGCTTTTAGATATCGACCATGGCACATATCCATACGTAACTAGCTCAAATACCATAAGTGCAGGTGCTTGCACAGGTCTTGGACTAAATCCAAAAGAAATCGGTGAAGTAATAGGCGTCATAAAGGCCTATACGACTCGTGTTGGCTTTGGTCCTTTCCCAACAGAAGACAAAGGCACGAGTGGCGATAAGATGTGTGATATCGGTAAGGAATTTGGCACAACAACAGGCCGCCGCAGACGTTGTGGCTGGTTTGATGCTGTGAGTGTAAAATATGCTTCAAGACTCGATGGTGTCGATACTTATGCACTTATGAAGCTTGATGTGCTTGATGGATTTGAAGTGGTAAAAATTTGTAAAGCTTATCAATATAATGGTGAAACTATCGATTATATGCCGACAGATCTTGAAAATGCAACTCCTATCTATGAAGAACTTGCAGGCTGGGATAGCGTAAAAGGCATAAGCAAATATGAAGATCTGCCAGCAAATGCAAGAGCTTATATCGAGCGAATAGAAGAGCTAACTGGCGTAAAGATCGGATACATCTCAACAAGCCCTGAAAGAAGCGATACGATCATTAGATGAAAAGTAAATTCACCTCTATCGTCCGTGTAAAAAAACAAGAGATAGATAAGGTAGAGGCAAAGCTCGCCGTTGCTAGGCTTAATGTAAGAAATTTTGAAGAAAATTTAGTGCATTTAAGAGCAAGGCTTGAGGAGTTTTGCTTGCCAAAAAGTGGCAATATAGGCGAGCTAAAGGAAAATTTAGAGTTTATAAAGATAGCAAGGCAAGAGTTAAATGCCTGCAAAGAGAGCCTTGAAATAGCTAAAAAAGAGGTTTCGCATTACGAACATAAATATAAAAATGCAAATTTAGAGTACGAAAAGATGAAATATCTAGAAAAAGAAGAGTTTAAAAAAGAGATAAAACGCATACAAAAGGCTGAAGCACTTGCACTTGATGAGTTTGCAGTAATGAAATTTACAACTAAGAGCGAGTTGTGATGAGAGCGGTTTTATTATTCTTAACTATTTTAAATTTTGCATTTTGTTTTGAAGTACCAGTTGACTGTACGCAAATTTTTGAAGCTAGAAAAGAAGAAATTTCAAAGGAACTTGAGATCATAGATGAACAGCGTCAAGCTTTAGAAGTATTTCGCGCAAGCTCGGCAGCAGCCTATGAAGAAAATAATAAAAAGCTTGCCAAAAAAGAAGCTGACCTAAATGCGACAATGAAAGTGATCGAGCAAAAACGCAAAGAGATCGATGAAGTGGTCGCCAAAAATGAGAAAATTTTAAAAGAACTTCGCACAATGACTAGTGATAAAGTCAATGAGTCGTATTCTAAGATGAAAGATGGCGCGGCAGCTGAGGTGCTCTCTAAAATGCCTAGATCAAACGCAGCCACCATACTTTATGCTCTTGATGCCAAAAAGATATCAACTATCATGGCAAAAATGGATCCAAAAGTAGCATCTGAGATCACCACTTTGCTTCAAAAAGGGCCACCATTTGCTGATGAAAAAGGCGATATGCCAACTCCAGCTGGTAGCATAAATATACAGTAATAAATTTTTGCACAGGCAAGTAAAATTTTAAAAAATTTAGACACTAAAATATAAAGCTCTATACTTATAAATTTTTAATTTTAAGCTCACCTAACTTTAGCTTGCATACTTTTGTGGTGGCTATTTTTTAACTAAACTTGCTACGACCCCAACTCCAAGGATGGCTAGAATGATAAAAAGGCTAATTTGTGCAGAAATTTCAAAACCGATATGAAAGATATGAGCAGTCGCATTTACAGCTAGCTTTGCTGCGATAAAAAATAAAAGCACGATCACAGAAATGTCTAGATATTTTAAAAAA
It includes:
- a CDS encoding flagellar export protein FliJ, translating into MKSKFTSIVRVKKQEIDKVEAKLAVARLNVRNFEENLVHLRARLEEFCLPKSGNIGELKENLEFIKIARQELNACKESLEIAKKEVSHYEHKYKNANLEYEKMKYLEKEEFKKEIKRIQKAEALALDEFAVMKFTTKSEL
- a CDS encoding diguanylate cyclase domain-containing protein; translated protein: MLEKQKTSLQIVKMFYTKAILLLLSFIFLALFVVCAGTNDIKYDLSSTNSNIKSSISNSFFIIKNDLFLKSKMVEAGLSDILFDKNSTKNDLYIAFYVFDKNRNLIYSKRFLGADDIAEKDLSRLRLNETDAGKFTVSDRVYKNSRFRDIYASYGLKNGGSILVQIDIKFLQNYTNVDYDEKTKTYAYLVDKYGNLSRDEFYKKFDESMFLPYVSLGDEFKEDKIIFSLSHMNFYLISYMPEYKIFVITASTKHFHIFMQFVLFWLSIFCFISSLILWVRDVKFIKNRIMPALKEVRDTLDGDEYEIKRSLNVTEFEDIKNGINKLKIETKKATDGLEEYKSRFGYIFEQSFLKIVVYDAYSGDIIDASNAFLSSVGYTKDEIIELNLNDLIDDDFALFMQMKQDAQNSDMSFKIKLKTKDGSTKEGFLQESQIELRDSRLNFMLIHELDDGKFTKKDNEAINDYSFLSPNVIAEALSSDPFSIVRSTQNIDSVFKVAQDKKLINLKDLISPESLDEVAVNISNESKKFFEKGSKNSEINLVANMQTNENNKTPFKIKVKFIDNGADKERKIIYFFNDLSDIAKLQEKYDAELKYFQSILWASQALVFSWDKKSDTLYIPNAIAKSLGYALNGDMSINFERAKTIFVDEFVSFKDFFDLIKKGEVYDGEVRFYRADKEIIYVRIRAKAIAFYDGEASVIKGTMQDLSVQNSFFSYQDLLAKIFSYAKEQIIMLDDEFRIIDANDAFFDTLDISRDKNFIEKIYSKDIINFKNGLKDIKDEILNSIKITGFWQGLIHDVRSKNRLEVISISKLLNAFGDQEGYILLASSANDDCYNKEYLEFIAYHDTLTGLPNRFLLFNKLENLLKQAKKSLKIAAFYVDFDNFKSINDGYGHQVGDKILIEISKKIDEIFPKQGIFARIGGDEFIGAMPYENLGEIYETAENILRAGQSKISIDDEKKLSVSIGISLSSDALSVDDLIERADWAMYQAKLNGKNKYYVFNSKKDTYFKNEYRDDSKIIEAIDAGEMFLLYQPEIDIKSGEVSSFEAFIRWKNGDKILRPSDFLPLAKGSKAVVAIALFTLKDALKARAVWLKEGINAKVRVNLCIKKLMTSELFEKFKKLLKDEQLDANGLIIDIVDSASGVNLDDVVRYIDAYKELGVSFSLDDFASYSGSVEALGMLKTNRFNIDKRFCKQIFDSVEALKTIRMIKYVSDTFNFDVMIKNLEDKSMLEIFVGFGFSRFQGRLFAPELSLDDVLKFKFALSSPLNVRNFQDDENYNMLCKIVGVKELMTRLINLLKCDEKISEKLKSEIANQVDDIRTINEKLAEILDTILVKIDKENVINLANEAILLCDNDLNLSGANK
- a CDS encoding ATP phosphoribosyltransferase regulatory subunit → MNENALNVYEHEIPNGSKLYFASSAKLKRQIEQKASEILENEGFSEIVTPFFSYHQHLSVDATNLLRFSDSLNHEISLRADSTVDTVRIVLRRLKANESKRWFYIQPVFRYPSQEIYQIGAELIGENDVLKSINIVAKLIDELKMDTFLQVSNIQIPRVICEILSVPIEIFENGQMEKILSQNVPWLSALALLKSVDELDEVIKISPSKLKEPLENLRNLASALEYKNLRIVPLYYSKMRYYDSLFFRFLRNNSIIASGGSYEIDGKINSGFAVYTDALIEEKINLRK
- a CDS encoding MotE family protein codes for the protein MRAVLLFLTILNFAFCFEVPVDCTQIFEARKEEISKELEIIDEQRQALEVFRASSAAAYEENNKKLAKKEADLNATMKVIEQKRKEIDEVVAKNEKILKELRTMTSDKVNESYSKMKDGAAAEVLSKMPRSNAATILYALDAKKISTIMAKMDPKVASEITTLLQKGPPFADEKGDMPTPAGSINIQ
- a CDS encoding adenylosuccinate synthase, whose protein sequence is MRKADLVVGVQWGDEGKGKIVDMLGLNYDMICRSQGGHNAGHTIWVDGVRYALHLVPSGILHKNIINIIGNGVVVCPEVLITEMAQFENLEGRLYISDKAHLNLSYHSQIDQAKERLKGEKAIGTTGKGIGPTYADKISRSGHRVGELLEPERLCDALMHDFETNKCVFDALGVKIPNENELLEELKRYKEVLAPFIANTTNLVWKALDENKKVLLEGAQGTLLDIDHGTYPYVTSSNTISAGACTGLGLNPKEIGEVIGVIKAYTTRVGFGPFPTEDKGTSGDKMCDIGKEFGTTTGRRRRCGWFDAVSVKYASRLDGVDTYALMKLDVLDGFEVVKICKAYQYNGETIDYMPTDLENATPIYEELAGWDSVKGISKYEDLPANARAYIERIEELTGVKIGYISTSPERSDTIIR